The genomic stretch TCATGGCAGCGCGGCTGAACGCCTCTGCCGCGAGCGGGCCGGGAACGCCGTCCAGTTCGAACAGGATGCGGCCGGGCTTGACCCGGGCTGCCCAATATTCCGGCGCACCCTTGCCCGAGCCCATGCGGACTTCGGCGGGCTTGCCGGTGACGGGCAGATCCGGGAAGATGCGGATCCACAAACGCCCCTGGCGCTTGATGTGGCGCGTGATCGCGCGGCGAGCCGCCTCGATCTGGCGTGCGGTGAGCCGCTCGGGCTCCATCGCCTTCAGGCCATAGGACCCGAAGTTCAGCGTCGTGCCGCCCTTGGCATCGCCATGGATGCGGCCCTTGAACTGCTTGCGATGCGCAAATTTCTTTGGTTGCAGCATGGTGTCTGGTCCTTAGCGGCGGTCGTCGCGCGACGGGCGCACGCCGGAGGTCTGAGCCTCCATGTTGAGACGGTCCTGCGACATCGGATCATGGCCGAGAATCTCGCCCTTGAAGATCCAGACCTTCACGCCGCAAACGCCATAGGCGGTGTGCGCTTCAGCCGTCGCATGATCGATGTTCGCGCGCAGCGTGTGCAGCGGAACGCGACCTTCGCGATACCATTCGGACCGGGCGATCTCGGCGCCGCCAAGACGGCCACCGCAGTTGATCCGGATACCCTCTGCGCCAAGGCGCATCGCCGACTGCACCGCGCGCTTCATGGCGCGGCGGAACGCGATGCGGCGCTCGAGCTGGTCGGCAATGCCCTGGGCGACGAGCTTGGCATCGACTTCCGGCTTGCGGATTTCGACGATGTTCAGGCTCACGTCCGACGAGGTCATCGCGCCGAGCGTCTTGCGCAGCTTCTCGATGTCCGTGCCCTTCTTGCCGATGATGACACCGGGGCGGGCAGCGTAGATCGAGATGCGGCACAGCTTGGCCGGACGCTCGATCACCACCTTCGAGATCGCGGCCTGGGGCAGCGTCTTGATGATGAACTGGCGGATCTTGAGGTCTTCCAGCAGGAGCCGGCCATAGTCGGCGCCTTCGGCGAACCAGCGGCTGTCCCAGGTGCGGTTGATCTGCAGCCGAAGCCCGATCGCGTTGCTCTTGTGACCCATTATGCTTCTTCCTGCTCGCGGACGACGATGCGAAGACGGCTGAACGGCTTCAGGATGCGGGTGGACTTGCCACGGCCGCGAGTCGCGAAACGCTTCATCGTGATCGACTTGCCGACCGACGCCTCGGCGACGACGAGTGCGTCGACGTCGAGGTTATGGTTGTTCTCGGCGTTCGCAATCGCAGAGGCCAGGACCTTGCGTGCTTCCTCCGCCATGCCCTTCTTCGAGAAGGCGAGGATGTTGAGCGCGTCGCCGGCCTTCTTGCCGCGGATCAGGCCCGCAACCAGATTGAGCTTCTGCGCCGAACCGCGAATCTGCGTGCCGACCGAGAGAGCCTCGTTATCGGCGACGCGACGGGGTGCCTTGGGCTTCGACATCAGCGCTTACCCTTCTTGTCGGCTGCGTGGCCGGGGAAGAAGCGCGTCGGCGCGAACTCGCCGAGCTTCATGCCGACCATGTCTTCGTTGACCGACACCGGCACGAACTTGCGGCCGTTGTAGACGCTGAAGGTCAGGCCCACGAAATCGGGCAGGATCGTCGAGCGGCGCGACCAGGTCTTGATCGGCGCGCGCGCGTTGGTTTCCTGCGCGGTCTGCGCCTTCTTCAGCAAATGGAGGTCCACGAACGGACCCTTCCAGACGGAACGAGCCATGAGCGGTTAGCCCTTCTTCTTGGCGTGACGCGAACGGATGATCATCTTGTCCGTCGCCTTGTTGTGGCGGGTGCGCGCACCCTTGGTCGGCTTGCCCCAGGGGGTGACCGGATGGCGGCCGCCCGAGGTACGGCCTTCGCCGCCGCCGTGCGGATGGTCGACCGGGTTCTTGGCGACGCCGCGGGTCAGCGGGCGGATGCCCAGCCAACGGTTGCGACCGGCCTTGCCCAGGTTGGTGTTCTGGTTGTCCGGGTTGGACACCGCACCGA from Sphingomonas hengshuiensis encodes the following:
- the rplP gene encoding 50S ribosomal protein L16 produces the protein MLQPKKFAHRKQFKGRIHGDAKGGTTLNFGSYGLKAMEPERLTARQIEAARRAITRHIKRQGRLWIRIFPDLPVTGKPAEVRMGSGKGAPEYWAARVKPGRILFELDGVPGPLAAEAFSRAAMKLPIKVKVVARLGDTSHLEG
- the rpsC gene encoding 30S ribosomal protein S3, whose product is MGHKSNAIGLRLQINRTWDSRWFAEGADYGRLLLEDLKIRQFIIKTLPQAAISKVVIERPAKLCRISIYAARPGVIIGKKGTDIEKLRKTLGAMTSSDVSLNIVEIRKPEVDAKLVAQGIADQLERRIAFRRAMKRAVQSAMRLGAEGIRINCGGRLGGAEIARSEWYREGRVPLHTLRANIDHATAEAHTAYGVCGVKVWIFKGEILGHDPMSQDRLNMEAQTSGVRPSRDDRR
- the rplV gene encoding 50S ribosomal protein L22, which codes for MSKPKAPRRVADNEALSVGTQIRGSAQKLNLVAGLIRGKKAGDALNILAFSKKGMAEEARKVLASAIANAENNHNLDVDALVVAEASVGKSITMKRFATRGRGKSTRILKPFSRLRIVVREQEEA
- the rpsS gene encoding 30S ribosomal protein S19 codes for the protein MARSVWKGPFVDLHLLKKAQTAQETNARAPIKTWSRRSTILPDFVGLTFSVYNGRKFVPVSVNEDMVGMKLGEFAPTRFFPGHAADKKGKR